The following proteins are co-located in the Salinigranum halophilum genome:
- a CDS encoding DUF1405 domain-containing protein, with protein sequence MDGLSDLVPERYVQEYLGNGPSLVTFLALNASAFLVGVSFYVHSEPSLVDLPTFLYPLFGDSPTALALATLSFVTLLSNLGRPVREAPVNRPLAYLHTLAFVWLVKYGLWTAVALNLRPELYVGFSVSALWNYWGIMFTHLGFVIEAFLIPHYGKTTRGALAFALVALLANDVFDYGFGYYPPLRYEPGLVLPALTVALSVLAVALASRVFDRLDPV encoded by the coding sequence ATGGACGGCCTCTCCGACCTCGTCCCCGAACGCTACGTCCAGGAGTACCTGGGAAACGGTCCCAGTCTCGTCACCTTCCTCGCGCTCAACGCCAGCGCCTTCCTCGTGGGCGTGAGCTTCTACGTCCACTCCGAGCCCTCCCTCGTCGACCTGCCGACCTTCCTCTACCCGCTCTTCGGTGACTCGCCGACGGCGCTCGCGCTGGCGACGCTCTCGTTCGTCACGCTGCTTTCGAACCTGGGCCGGCCGGTCCGGGAGGCCCCGGTCAACCGCCCGCTCGCGTACCTCCACACCCTCGCGTTCGTCTGGCTCGTCAAGTACGGCCTGTGGACCGCCGTCGCGTTGAACCTCCGGCCCGAACTGTACGTCGGCTTCTCCGTGTCGGCGCTGTGGAACTACTGGGGCATCATGTTCACTCATCTGGGGTTCGTCATCGAGGCGTTCCTCATCCCCCACTACGGGAAGACGACCCGCGGGGCGCTCGCGTTCGCGCTCGTCGCGCTCCTCGCGAACGACGTCTTCGACTACGGCTTCGGCTACTACCCGCCGCTTCGGTACGAACCGGGCCTCGTCCTCCCCGCGCTCACGGTCGCGCTGTCGGTCCTCGCCGTCGCGCTCGCGTCGCGGGTCTTCGACAGACTCGACCCGGTCTGA